The following coding sequences lie in one Euhalothece natronophila Z-M001 genomic window:
- a CDS encoding tocopherol cyclase family protein: protein MLQKQTPHSGYHFLPLPVATRFFEGWYYRVTLPEINQTFAFMYSIDDPQGGTAYSGGGAQILGPDDEYFWRTFPNVKGFWADQKRLGLGHWQKRPLGSFPRELTPNQFKQQIEEGYQATARLNQGKLFDPTTGETVTWEYEITPIYGWGDSHRPQKATAGWLSFFPLFEPGWQILIAHGLATGFIQWQGKTYNFTNAPAYSEKNWGRAFPAKWFWLNCNAFKEDTDLALTAGGGRREVLGLGEEVALICFHHQGKFYEFVPWNSKVSWEIQPWGQWKMRAVGSELIAEVVGTTDREGTLLRAPTEKGLKFACRDTMQGQVHLKLSHRRGKTLLEATSDNCGLEVGGIPWSGSWLKSNR from the coding sequence ATGCTGCAAAAACAAACGCCGCATAGTGGCTATCATTTTTTACCTTTACCAGTAGCCACTCGCTTTTTTGAAGGCTGGTATTATCGCGTTACCCTCCCCGAAATTAACCAAACCTTTGCCTTTATGTACTCCATTGATGATCCGCAAGGGGGAACTGCTTATAGTGGGGGAGGAGCGCAAATTTTGGGACCAGACGACGAATATTTTTGGCGTACCTTCCCTAATGTTAAAGGGTTCTGGGCTGATCAAAAGCGTTTAGGTTTAGGACATTGGCAAAAACGCCCCCTTGGTAGTTTTCCCAGAGAATTAACCCCCAATCAGTTTAAGCAACAAATTGAGGAAGGATATCAAGCCACTGCGAGGCTTAACCAAGGTAAATTATTTGATCCGACTACTGGCGAGACAGTCACTTGGGAATATGAAATTACCCCCATTTATGGCTGGGGAGATTCTCATCGTCCGCAAAAAGCAACTGCAGGCTGGTTATCTTTTTTCCCCCTCTTTGAACCTGGGTGGCAAATTTTGATCGCCCATGGACTAGCCACAGGGTTTATTCAATGGCAAGGAAAGACTTATAATTTTACTAACGCCCCTGCTTACAGTGAAAAAAACTGGGGACGCGCTTTCCCTGCGAAATGGTTTTGGCTAAACTGTAATGCCTTCAAAGAAGACACTGATCTTGCGTTAACGGCAGGGGGCGGACGGCGAGAGGTGTTAGGATTAGGAGAAGAGGTAGCCCTAATTTGTTTCCATCATCAGGGAAAATTTTATGAATTTGTTCCTTGGAACTCAAAAGTGTCTTGGGAAATTCAGCCTTGGGGACAATGGAAAATGAGGGCAGTTGGGTCAGAATTGATAGCAGAGGTTGTCGGAACAACGGATCGTGAAGGGACACTTCTCCGTGCGCCTACCGAAAAGGGATTAAAGTTTGCTTGTCGCGATACAATGCAAGGTCAAGTCCACCTGAAGTTATCTCACCGTCGCGGAAAAACCTTATTAGAGGCGACCAGTGACAATTGTGGTTTGGAAGTGGGAGGTATTCCTTGGTCTGGTTCTTGGCTAAAGTCTAATCGTTGA
- a CDS encoding HhoA/HhoB/HtrA family serine endopeptidase, whose amino-acid sequence MKRNKGYWLSLLLTVTTLPVLGSCAELAFDSPTNNNSESPAESPEEDSELFSENSNENSNDNSEERPLNPTAEDRNFITDVVEDTSPAVVRVDVERVVETEMPEIFNNPFFERFFGDAIPENLPERRQEGLGSGFIIDSDGTILTNAHVVDNADTVMIELRDGRSYEGEVLGEDPLTDMAVIQIDADDLPTIPLGDSDAVRPGEWAIAIGNPLGLEETVTVGVISGTGRPGSAIGVPDKRVQFIQTDAAINPGNSGGPLLNARGEVIAINTAMIGQAQGLGFAVPINTARDVAQQIVETGRVEYPYVGVRMASLTPEIKRRLEEQFARQGIEIESDSGVVIVEVVEGSPAARSRLQPGDIIKELNGQTVTESEEVQRLVEQQNIGDEVTLLIERAGDTEEITVELEALPVEDQR is encoded by the coding sequence ATGAAACGAAATAAAGGTTATTGGTTATCTTTACTATTAACGGTAACAACACTTCCTGTTTTAGGTAGTTGTGCTGAATTAGCTTTTGATTCCCCCACAAATAATAATTCGGAATCACCTGCTGAGTCTCCAGAGGAGGATTCAGAACTATTTTCTGAGAACTCTAATGAGAATAGTAATGATAATTCTGAGGAACGCCCCTTAAATCCCACGGCTGAGGATAGAAACTTTATTACGGATGTCGTGGAAGATACCAGTCCTGCAGTGGTACGAGTGGATGTGGAACGAGTGGTGGAAACGGAAATGCCTGAGATTTTTAATAATCCCTTTTTTGAGCGTTTCTTTGGGGATGCTATTCCTGAAAACCTTCCAGAAAGAAGACAAGAAGGACTAGGATCAGGATTTATTATTGATAGTGATGGAACAATTTTAACTAATGCCCACGTGGTTGATAACGCTGATACCGTGATGATTGAGCTACGAGATGGGCGCAGTTATGAAGGGGAAGTTTTAGGAGAAGATCCCTTAACTGATATGGCGGTAATTCAAATTGATGCTGACGATTTGCCCACTATTCCTTTAGGGGATTCTGATGCGGTTAGACCGGGAGAATGGGCGATCGCGATCGGTAATCCTTTAGGCTTAGAAGAAACGGTGACAGTGGGCGTAATTAGTGGCACAGGGCGACCGGGTTCTGCCATTGGCGTTCCTGATAAACGAGTGCAGTTTATTCAAACTGATGCCGCTATTAACCCCGGTAATTCAGGAGGGCCCCTTTTAAATGCCCGTGGGGAAGTGATTGCCATTAATACGGCAATGATTGGACAAGCCCAAGGCTTAGGATTTGCTGTTCCCATTAATACTGCGAGAGATGTTGCCCAACAGATTGTGGAAACAGGGCGAGTAGAATATCCTTATGTGGGGGTTCGCATGGCAAGCCTCACTCCCGAAATTAAACGCCGTCTCGAAGAACAATTTGCACGGCAGGGTATCGAAATAGAAAGTGATTCTGGAGTAGTGATTGTAGAAGTTGTTGAGGGATCCCCAGCAGCGCGATCGCGCTTACAACCCGGAGATATTATTAAAGAACTCAATGGGCAAACTGTCACCGAATCAGAAGAAGTTCAGCGTCTTGTGGAACAGCAAAACATTGGCGATGAAGTAACGCTTTTGATTGAAAGAGCAGGAGACACTGAAGAAATTACGGTGGAATTAGAGGCGTTGCCTGTTGAAGATCAGCGTTAA
- a CDS encoding 4Fe-4S single cluster domain-containing protein: MTELTINNHPYASIPSGYLNLMGYVNESQVNGPGVRAVVWVQGCDRACSGCFNPNSWSFEINELISVEEVAQQILSNPKNQGVTFSGGEPFWQASALTQLARKLKAAGLNVMSFSGFTLQELQSGKAPQGASDLLNELDILIDGPYVPSQAINDPTSLVSSRNQQVRVFNPALKDQLNWGSDQIEVHVLKDGRRIVTGYHSSEILGD; encoded by the coding sequence ATGACTGAATTAACGATCAATAATCATCCTTATGCGTCTATCCCTTCAGGATACTTAAATCTTATGGGCTATGTAAATGAATCGCAAGTGAATGGACCAGGAGTGAGGGCTGTGGTTTGGGTTCAAGGCTGCGATCGCGCTTGTTCTGGTTGTTTTAATCCCAATTCTTGGTCATTTGAAATTAATGAACTGATTTCTGTGGAGGAAGTCGCCCAACAAATCCTCAGTAATCCTAAAAATCAGGGCGTTACCTTCTCAGGCGGAGAACCCTTTTGGCAAGCCTCTGCTTTAACTCAACTTGCCCGAAAATTAAAGGCAGCAGGCTTAAATGTGATGTCCTTTAGTGGTTTTACTCTGCAAGAGTTACAATCAGGAAAAGCCCCACAAGGAGCGTCAGACCTTCTTAATGAATTAGATATTCTCATTGATGGGCCTTATGTTCCTTCCCAAGCGATTAATGATCCCACTTCTCTAGTGTCTTCCCGCAATCAGCAAGTGCGAGTGTTTAATCCCGCACTCAAAGATCAACTAAATTGGGGAAGTGACCAAATTGAGGTTCATGTACTTAAAGATGGAAGACGCATTGTTACCGGGTATCATAGTTCGGAAATATTAGGGGACTAG
- a CDS encoding ABC transporter permease — protein MTKAISQQKFSFLSFLQKFKGNTALYIYKRILQAILTLFLASVLSFAIIQLAPGDYLDTLRQNPQISSETIRDLEQRFGLDQPAFVQYWYWLVGIITRLDFGTSFVYSRSVIDLILERVPATLLLTFASIFFTWAIAIPLGIFGAVRQNQPLDRFLRVLSYLGQGFPSLITALILLFVAQATSPLFPVGGMTSINHNEFSLFGRILDIGWHMILPTIALSVTGFAGLQRITRGELLDVLRQDYVQTARAKGLPENRVIYVHALRNAVNPLITLLGFEFANLLSGAFIAEFFFNWPGLGRLILQAVLAQDLYLVMASLMIGALMLIVGNLLADLLLQQVDPRIKLGND, from the coding sequence ATGACCAAGGCAATTTCTCAACAAAAATTTTCTTTTCTTTCCTTTCTTCAAAAATTTAAAGGAAATACCGCTCTTTACATCTATAAACGAATATTACAAGCAATACTGACACTTTTTTTAGCTTCAGTGCTTAGTTTTGCCATTATTCAACTTGCCCCTGGCGATTATCTCGACACACTACGTCAAAATCCCCAAATTTCTAGCGAAACTATTCGAGATCTCGAACAACGATTTGGCTTAGATCAACCAGCCTTTGTCCAATACTGGTATTGGTTAGTAGGTATTATTACTCGTTTAGATTTTGGCACCAGCTTTGTTTATTCTCGCTCAGTAATAGATTTAATTCTAGAGCGAGTTCCAGCGACATTACTACTAACTTTTGCCTCTATTTTCTTTACTTGGGCGATCGCGATTCCTTTAGGAATTTTTGGCGCAGTTAGACAAAATCAACCTTTAGATCGATTTCTACGAGTTCTGAGTTACTTAGGACAAGGATTTCCCAGTTTAATTACTGCCCTAATTTTACTATTTGTCGCTCAAGCTACATCTCCCTTGTTTCCTGTGGGGGGAATGACTAGCATTAATCACAATGAATTCTCACTTTTCGGAAGAATTTTAGATATTGGTTGGCACATGATCCTGCCAACAATTGCTCTTAGTGTCACTGGATTTGCGGGCTTACAACGAATTACTCGTGGGGAATTACTTGATGTGTTACGCCAAGACTATGTACAAACAGCAAGGGCAAAAGGCTTACCCGAAAACCGCGTAATTTATGTTCATGCCCTCCGTAATGCCGTTAATCCTCTCATTACTCTCTTAGGATTTGAATTTGCGAACCTTCTGAGTGGGGCATTTATTGCCGAATTCTTCTTTAATTGGCCAGGGTTAGGACGATTAATTTTACAAGCAGTGTTAGCTCAAGACCTATATTTAGTGATGGCTAGTTTAATGATTGGGGCTTTAATGTTAATTGTTGGCAATCTTTTAGCAGATTTGCTATTACAACAAGTTGATCCGAGGATTAAACTTGGTAACGATTAA
- a CDS encoding DNA polymerase III subunit delta', translating to MTVFSQLIGQEQAVELLTSAVKTQHIAPAYLFSGPPGVGRYLGAIAFSTLLLQGEQNLSLVRQKVEAKNHPDLLTVEPTYLHQGKRYTEAEAEEAGLKRKGSPQIRVEQIREISHFLSRPPLEAPRAVVIIQAAQTMAEAAANALLKTLEEPGRATIILIAPSPDALLPTLVSRCQRIPFSRLATAELKQVLAQTEHKDIIEQETLCAIAQGSPGEAIIASQHLQNISSDLLEKLEKLIQYEEQSFLSNVTFSLSLAKKIANELDFLTQLWLIDYLQQLCWKNYLQSKITTNIKSQLQSLETARQYLNNYVQPRLVWEITLLEITRTSFP from the coding sequence ATGACGGTTTTCTCGCAATTAATTGGTCAGGAACAAGCAGTAGAATTATTAACCAGTGCAGTAAAAACACAACACATTGCCCCTGCTTATTTGTTTAGTGGGCCCCCGGGAGTGGGGCGTTATTTAGGCGCGATCGCGTTTAGCACTTTACTATTACAAGGGGAACAAAATTTATCCCTTGTCCGTCAAAAAGTGGAAGCAAAAAACCATCCTGACTTACTCACTGTTGAACCCACCTATCTACATCAGGGGAAACGCTACACAGAAGCCGAAGCCGAGGAAGCTGGCTTAAAACGCAAAGGATCACCTCAAATTCGGGTCGAGCAAATTCGCGAAATTAGCCACTTTTTATCTCGTCCGCCTTTAGAAGCCCCCCGTGCCGTTGTCATCATTCAAGCCGCCCAGACTATGGCTGAAGCCGCCGCCAATGCCCTCCTCAAAACCCTAGAAGAACCCGGACGGGCAACTATTATTTTAATTGCGCCTAGTCCTGATGCGCTTTTACCGACGCTAGTTTCTCGCTGTCAGCGTATTCCCTTTTCGCGGCTAGCCACTGCTGAATTAAAACAAGTCTTAGCACAAACCGAGCATAAGGACATTATAGAACAAGAAACTCTATGCGCGATCGCGCAAGGAAGTCCTGGGGAAGCCATTATTGCCAGTCAGCACTTACAAAATATTTCTTCTGACTTATTAGAGAAATTAGAAAAACTAATTCAATATGAGGAACAATCTTTTTTAAGTAACGTCACCTTTTCCCTAAGTTTAGCTAAAAAAATCGCCAATGAACTTGACTTTTTAACTCAACTTTGGTTAATTGATTACTTACAACAATTATGCTGGAAAAACTACTTACAATCTAAAATTACAACTAACATTAAGTCTCAGTTACAATCCCTAGAAACAGCCCGTCAATATCTCAATAATTATGTACAGCCCCGTTTAGTTTGGGAAATCACTTTGCTCGAAATCACTAGGACTTCCTTCCCCTAA
- a CDS encoding protein-tyrosine phosphatase family protein: MSHRFSWIIPNRLAVGSFPKLDQEIAYLSRVGITSILCLTEPDEVKVPKEIHHRFVWKNVAIPDGATGGIPEVEHFQQACNILARWHKKNHSIYVHCLAGVGRSPSVCALHLMQVEGLSLEEAIAKVKERHPYAHPDSAQIKVMKEFLATQEQNQVPTQQ; encoded by the coding sequence ATGTCTCATCGTTTTTCTTGGATTATTCCCAATCGTCTAGCCGTCGGTTCTTTTCCCAAATTAGATCAAGAAATCGCTTATTTAAGCCGAGTTGGAATTACCTCGATATTATGTTTAACTGAACCCGATGAAGTAAAAGTTCCCAAAGAAATTCATCACCGTTTTGTCTGGAAAAATGTTGCGATTCCTGATGGGGCAACAGGAGGCATTCCTGAAGTAGAGCATTTCCAACAAGCATGTAACATTCTAGCCCGTTGGCACAAAAAGAACCATAGCATCTATGTTCATTGTTTAGCAGGAGTGGGGCGTTCTCCCTCCGTTTGTGCGTTACATCTCATGCAAGTGGAAGGGCTTTCCCTCGAAGAAGCGATTGCAAAAGTGAAGGAAAGGCATCCTTATGCCCATCCTGATTCTGCCCAAATAAAAGTAATGAAGGAGTTTTTAGCTACTCAAGAACAAAACCAAGTTCCAACTCAGCAGTAA
- the gcvT gene encoding glycine cleavage system aminomethyltransferase GcvT → MTEFAGWEMPVQFSGLKTEHAAVREAVGMFDISHMGKFLLSGENLTEQLQFLVPSDLSRLSPGESQYTVLLNPQGGIIDDFIFYYQGNNRGVGIVNASTCEKDKKWLLDNLEKTSVQLNDVSEEQILLAVQGPKAIHTLTPLVEGDITSLKAFSHTEASIFGESAFISRTGYTGEDGVEIMLPITAGKKLWEALLEAGATPCGLGARDTLRIEAALSLYSQDIDETTTPLEAGLGWLVHLDDKGDFIGREVLAKQKAEGVQRRLVGLEMQGRGIARHDYPIFLEGEEVGIVTSGTLSPTLGKAIALGYLPKSLSKVGQPLEIDIRGKKYPAEVVKKPFYRTDNPPPKK, encoded by the coding sequence ATGACAGAATTTGCTGGCTGGGAAATGCCAGTGCAGTTTTCAGGCTTAAAAACAGAACACGCGGCGGTGCGAGAAGCCGTGGGGATGTTTGATATCTCCCACATGGGGAAGTTTTTACTTTCGGGAGAAAACTTAACTGAACAATTACAATTTCTTGTTCCGTCTGACTTATCCCGTCTTTCCCCTGGCGAGTCGCAATATACAGTGCTACTAAACCCACAAGGGGGAATCATTGATGATTTTATCTTCTATTATCAAGGGAATAATCGTGGGGTTGGTATTGTAAACGCCTCTACCTGCGAAAAAGATAAAAAGTGGCTACTGGACAATCTCGAAAAAACATCAGTGCAACTGAATGATGTCTCGGAAGAACAGATATTATTAGCTGTACAGGGGCCAAAAGCCATTCATACCCTTACTCCCCTAGTAGAAGGAGATATTACATCTCTTAAAGCCTTTAGCCACACTGAAGCCTCAATTTTTGGCGAATCTGCCTTTATCTCCCGAACTGGCTACACTGGCGAAGATGGGGTAGAAATTATGCTGCCAATTACGGCGGGGAAAAAATTATGGGAAGCCCTCTTAGAAGCTGGCGCAACTCCCTGTGGGTTAGGCGCAAGGGATACTCTTCGCATTGAAGCGGCTTTATCCTTGTATAGCCAAGATATTGATGAGACAACCACTCCCTTGGAAGCTGGTTTAGGTTGGTTAGTTCATCTTGATGATAAAGGAGACTTTATCGGAAGAGAGGTGCTAGCTAAACAAAAAGCAGAAGGCGTACAACGCCGTTTAGTCGGATTAGAAATGCAAGGGCGAGGGATTGCTCGTCATGACTATCCTATCTTTTTAGAGGGGGAAGAAGTGGGAATTGTCACCAGTGGCACTTTGTCGCCTACACTGGGAAAAGCCATTGCTCTCGGATATCTTCCTAAATCCCTCTCTAAAGTGGGACAACCCCTAGAAATTGACATTCGCGGTAAGAAATATCCGGCAGAAGTGGTGAAAAAACCCTTCTATCGTACCGATAATCCACCTCCGAAAAAATAG